A genome region from Dendrosporobacter quercicolus includes the following:
- a CDS encoding DUF4321 domain-containing protein, with protein sequence MRSGKSKGYGLLALFLITGAVIGGILGEFVAGSAALTGMAPYLVKNYQIIDVPPVAINLYVVKFIAGFSLQPNIMSIIGVIAAIFLFQRI encoded by the coding sequence TTGCGGAGCGGAAAAAGCAAGGGTTATGGTTTATTGGCTTTGTTTCTTATTACCGGCGCAGTGATAGGCGGGATTTTAGGTGAGTTTGTTGCCGGCTCTGCTGCTTTAACCGGCATGGCGCCTTATTTGGTGAAAAATTATCAGATTATTGATGTGCCGCCGGTGGCAATAAACTTGTATGTGGTTAAGTTTATTGCAGGTTTTTCCCTGCAGCCCAATATAATGAGTATCATCGGTGTGATTGCGGCAATTTTTTTATTTCAACGCATTTGA
- a CDS encoding biotin/lipoyl-containing protein, translated as MKKFNIKVNGTAFEVEVEEVKAAAQAPAAAKPAAAAAAAPAAPAKPAAAPAAPAAAAVVGAGDTPVNAPMPGKIVKVVAAAGQKVKKGDIVLILEAMKMQNEIGAPVDGTVKSVNVAAGQNVKPGEVMAVIG; from the coding sequence ATGAAAAAGTTTAACATTAAAGTTAATGGTACTGCTTTTGAGGTAGAAGTTGAAGAAGTAAAAGCGGCTGCTCAAGCTCCTGCAGCTGCCAAACCTGCAGCTGCCGCCGCTGCTGCTCCTGCCGCTCCTGCTAAACCGGCAGCCGCTCCTGCTGCACCAGCCGCTGCTGCTGTGGTTGGCGCCGGTGATACTCCTGTAAATGCTCCAATGCCTGGAAAAATTGTTAAAGTTGTTGCCGCAGCCGGGCAAAAAGTGAAAAAAGGCGATATCGTTTTGATTCTTGAAGCGATGAAAATGCAAAATGAAATCGGCGCTCCTGTTGATGGTACGGTGAAATCCGTCAATGTAGCTGCTGGCCAAAATGTTAAACCCGGCGAGGTTATGGCCGTTATTGGTTAA
- the mreC gene encoding rod shape-determining protein MreC: protein MRLLNKKAVILAVAVITVFLLAISAAQGKYKAAFSERLITTILAPVEYAASKVGYSFRNAGSVVGQVITVYGENQSLKLENEQLKQTSLNTTEIMAENERLRAMLNYQQGAPQFDFVTAAVVARDPGTWTSTIVINRGTADGIAKDMPVVTPQGLVGNVVSVYSNSAKVQLILDPRSAVGSLVQRAESRVAAIVEGNSGNKLAPRMVNIARDADIIAGDKIITSGFGGIYPKGLLVGEVTDVINEEGGLLKYAVLKTAVDFDRLEEVLVIVRSRQSAPALPALPPGQPAGPAGQTGRLPGGLQ from the coding sequence GTGCGTTTGCTAAACAAAAAGGCGGTCATTCTGGCGGTGGCTGTAATTACCGTCTTTTTGCTGGCCATTTCCGCGGCACAGGGTAAATATAAGGCTGCCTTTAGTGAAAGACTGATTACCACAATTTTGGCTCCGGTTGAGTATGCTGCTTCGAAGGTGGGGTATAGTTTTCGTAACGCCGGTTCAGTTGTAGGGCAGGTGATAACCGTATATGGCGAAAACCAATCATTGAAGTTGGAGAATGAACAGCTTAAGCAAACCAGTCTTAATACAACCGAAATTATGGCAGAAAATGAACGGTTGCGGGCGATGTTAAATTATCAACAGGGAGCGCCGCAGTTTGATTTTGTTACTGCCGCCGTGGTAGCGCGTGATCCGGGGACTTGGACCAGCACTATAGTAATAAACCGGGGTACAGCAGATGGCATTGCGAAAGACATGCCGGTAGTTACGCCACAGGGACTTGTGGGGAATGTTGTCAGCGTTTACAGTAATTCCGCCAAAGTTCAATTAATCCTTGATCCGCGCAGCGCGGTAGGTTCGTTGGTTCAACGGGCGGAATCAAGAGTTGCCGCCATTGTTGAAGGCAACAGCGGCAACAAGCTTGCCCCGCGCATGGTGAATATCGCCAGGGACGCTGATATCATCGCAGGCGATAAAATTATTACATCGGGTTTTGGCGGTATTTATCCCAAAGGATTGCTGGTGGGTGAAGTCACTGATGTAATCAATGAAGAAGGCGGATTACTGAAATATGCTGTCTTGAAGACAGCGGTGGATTTTGATAGACTGGAAGAGGTATTGGTTATCGTACGTTCGCGTCAGTCCGCACCGGCATTGCCGGCGCTTCCGCCAGGCCAGCCTGCAGGGCCGGCGGGCCAGACCGGCAGGCTGCCGGGAGGTCTGCAATGA
- a CDS encoding Maf family protein: MSIILASASPRRKQLLEQVGCKFSVITSDVNEDNQLSMPPHQLAVYHARAKASAVAGLAGRNDVVIGADTIVVVDGQVFGKPNDDFTARQMLTKLAGRSHFVITGLAVVGNGRVWTDFARTEVTIQELTAAQIDRYIATGEPLDKAGAYAIQGLGALLVERIEGCYTNVVGLPLSNLARLLTKAGIELL, translated from the coding sequence ATGTCTATCATTTTAGCTTCGGCATCGCCGCGCAGGAAACAGCTGCTTGAACAGGTGGGCTGCAAGTTTTCAGTAATAACAAGTGATGTTAATGAAGATAATCAGCTGTCTATGCCGCCGCACCAGCTGGCAGTATACCATGCCAGGGCCAAGGCAAGCGCTGTGGCGGGCTTGGCGGGCCGCAATGATGTGGTGATTGGGGCTGATACGATTGTCGTAGTTGACGGTCAGGTTTTTGGCAAGCCCAATGATGACTTTACCGCCAGGCAAATGCTGACGAAGTTGGCAGGGCGCAGCCACTTCGTTATTACTGGTTTGGCTGTGGTTGGCAATGGACGGGTGTGGACTGACTTCGCGCGGACCGAAGTTACTATTCAGGAACTTACCGCCGCTCAAATAGATCGATACATTGCTACCGGCGAGCCTTTGGATAAGGCTGGAGCATATGCAATTCAAGGACTTGGCGCATTGTTGGTTGAGCGTATAGAAGGTTGCTATACCAATGTTGTGGGACTGCCGTTAAGTAACTTAGCTAGACTTTTAACAAAGGCTGGTATTGAATTATTATGA
- the radC gene encoding RadC family protein produces the protein MIADKPLMLKELPKEERPREKMLTKGAAALSNAELLAILLRTGGKADSVLRLAERLLKKYEDLGLAGLAVLTPQEMRKIKGIGLAKAVTVAAAVEIGKRLASLVPGARPAILSPGDAANYMMAKLRYETKEHFIGILLSTKNHILAAPTISVGTLNASLVHPRELFKEAINYSAASVILVHNHPSGDPTPSTEDIELTRKLVKAGKILDISVLDHVIIGDNKYVSLKEKGIIA, from the coding sequence ATGATTGCTGACAAGCCCCTGATGCTGAAAGAATTGCCCAAAGAAGAACGCCCCCGCGAAAAGATGCTGACAAAAGGCGCCGCTGCTTTAAGTAACGCCGAACTATTGGCCATTTTACTGCGCACCGGCGGCAAAGCTGATTCGGTTTTGCGACTGGCCGAACGTTTGTTAAAAAAATATGAAGACCTGGGACTGGCCGGGTTGGCAGTGCTGACGCCACAGGAGATGCGGAAAATTAAAGGAATTGGTTTGGCTAAAGCGGTGACAGTGGCCGCTGCCGTTGAAATCGGTAAACGTCTGGCGTCTTTAGTGCCTGGTGCGCGGCCGGCAATTCTGTCTCCTGGCGATGCCGCCAATTATATGATGGCTAAATTGCGTTATGAGACAAAAGAACATTTTATTGGTATCCTTCTGTCCACAAAAAATCATATTTTAGCAGCCCCCACTATTTCGGTGGGTACGCTTAACGCTTCGTTAGTGCATCCGCGGGAGTTGTTTAAAGAAGCAATTAACTACTCGGCTGCCTCGGTAATCCTGGTACATAATCATCCCAGCGGTGATCCGACACCTAGTACAGAAGATATTGAGCTTACCCGAAAATTAGTTAAAGCAGGGAAGATTTTGGATATTTCGGTGCTTGACCATGTAATTATCGGGGATAACAAGTATGTAAGCCTTAAAGAAAAGGGAATAATAGCATAG
- a CDS encoding rod shape-determining protein: MWKLFGSLSRDMGIDLGTANTLVHVKGRGIVLREPSVVAIQRDTGEILAVGEEAKQMIGRTPGNIVAVRPLKDGVIADFDVTQAMLKYFIRKAMDTKSFIRPRVVVGVPSGVTEVEKRAVIDATIQAGAREAYLIEEPMAAAIGAGLPVHEPTGNMVVDIGGGTTEVAVISLGGIVTSRSIRIGGDEMDEAIVQYIKRTYNLMIGERTAEEVKITVGAAIAPEIDESMDIRGRDLVSGLPKTLTIKAREVQQALSEPVSGIVEAVKVTLEKTPPELASDIMDRGIVMTGGGSLLRGLDMLLSRETGMPVHIADEALSCVGEGTGRALESIDLLKRVLMTPKKFG; the protein is encoded by the coding sequence ATGTGGAAGCTATTTGGATCATTATCACGTGATATGGGGATAGACCTTGGCACTGCCAATACGCTGGTACATGTAAAAGGGCGGGGAATTGTACTGCGCGAACCGTCAGTTGTAGCTATCCAGCGGGACACGGGTGAAATTTTGGCTGTGGGGGAAGAAGCAAAACAAATGATTGGCCGGACCCCTGGTAATATAGTTGCTGTGAGACCGTTAAAAGACGGGGTAATTGCTGATTTTGACGTTACTCAGGCGATGCTTAAGTATTTCATCAGAAAAGCAATGGATACAAAATCCTTTATCCGGCCCCGGGTAGTGGTTGGCGTTCCTTCAGGTGTAACTGAAGTGGAAAAAAGGGCGGTCATTGATGCCACGATTCAGGCGGGAGCGAGAGAGGCCTATCTGATTGAGGAGCCAATGGCAGCCGCGATTGGAGCCGGCTTGCCGGTTCATGAGCCAACTGGAAATATGGTTGTTGATATTGGCGGCGGAACGACAGAAGTAGCCGTTATCTCCCTGGGCGGCATTGTTACCAGCCGTTCCATTCGCATTGGCGGTGATGAGATGGACGAGGCCATTGTGCAATATATTAAGCGGACTTATAACCTGATGATTGGTGAACGCACGGCTGAAGAGGTCAAAATTACGGTGGGTGCGGCAATAGCGCCGGAAATTGATGAGTCTATGGACATCCGCGGCCGGGATTTAGTCAGCGGTCTGCCTAAGACCTTGACGATCAAGGCCCGCGAGGTTCAGCAGGCGTTGAGTGAGCCTGTTTCAGGCATTGTTGAGGCAGTCAAGGTTACTTTGGAGAAAACTCCGCCTGAGCTGGCATCGGATATCATGGATCGTGGCATTGTCATGACCGGTGGAGGTTCTTTGCTTAGGGGCCTTGATATGTTGTTGAGCAGGGAGACCGGAATGCCGGTTCATATTGCCGACGAAGCTTTGTCCTGTGTTGGCGAAGGAACAGGACGGGCGCTGGAGAGCATCGATTTACTCAAGCGAGTCTTAATGACACCGAAAAAATTTGGATAG